One Prionailurus bengalensis isolate Pbe53 chromosome D3, Fcat_Pben_1.1_paternal_pri, whole genome shotgun sequence genomic region harbors:
- the CRYBB3 gene encoding beta-crystallin B3 gives MAEQHGAPEQAAAGKSHGGLGGSYKVIVYEMENFQGKRCELSAECPNLTESLLEKVGSIQVESGPWLAFERRAFRGEQFVLEKGDYPRWDAWSNSHHSDSLLSLRPLHIDGPDHKLHLFENPAFSGRKMEIVDDDVPSLWAHGFQDRVASIRAINGTWVGYEFPGYRGRQYVFERGEYRHWNEWDANQPQLQSVRRIRDQKWHKRGCFLSS, from the exons atggcggaacagcatggcgCACCCGAGCAAGCTGCAGCGGGCAAGAGCCACGGCGGCCTTGGGGGCAGCTACAAG GTGATCGTATACGAAATGGAGAACTTCCAGGGCAAGCGGTGTGAGCTCTCGGCTGAGTGCCCCAACCTGACGGAGAGCCTGCTGGAGAAGGTGGGCTCCATCCAAGTGGAGTCTGGGCC GTGGCTGGCGTTCGAACGCAGGGCCTTCCGTGGTGAGCAGTTTGTCCTGGAGAAGGGGGATTACCCTCGCTGGGACGCCTGGTCCAACAGCCACCACAGCGACAGCCTCCTGTCCCTCCGGCCCCTGCACATC GATGGCCCGGATCACAAGCTGCACCTGTTTGAGAACCCAGCTTTCAGCGGCCGCAAGATGGAGATAGTGGATGACGACGTGCCCAGCCTCTGGGCGCATGGCTTCCAGGACCGCGTGGCGAGCATCCGGGCCATCAACGGGAC GTGGGTTGGCTACGAGTTCCCCGGCTACCGTGGGCGCCAGTATGTGTTCGAGCGGGGTGAGTACCGCCACTGGAACGAGTGGGACGCCAACCAGCCGCAGCTGCAGTCTGTGCGCCGCATCCGGGACCAGAAGTGGCACAAGCGGGGCTGCTTCCTCAGCAGCTGA